A region from the Prionailurus viverrinus isolate Anna chromosome E2, UM_Priviv_1.0, whole genome shotgun sequence genome encodes:
- the IL11 gene encoding interleukin-11 isoform X1, whose protein sequence is MSPPWTPGASVGTDLEGHHPSNQLGPAHCPPSFQGSKFCCQGAPLTWGRRERGSHWPGRACLLRSCFLSNQPCEADPLPCASPVNILVGAEWPWAASVRDDTGVCCLVLVALSLWPDRAAAPGPPPGPPRASPDPRAELDSAVLLTRSLLADTRQLAAQLRDKFPADGDHNLDSLPTLAMSAGALGALQLPGVLTRLRADLFSYLRHVQWLRRAGGPSLRTLEPELGALQARLDRLLRRLQLLMSRLALPQAPPDPPAPPLAPPASAWGGIRAAHAILGGLHLTLDWAVRGLLLLKTRL, encoded by the exons ATGTCGCCTCCCTGGACCCCTGGGGCCTCTGTGGGGACAGACCTTGAAGGCCATCACCCCAGCAACCAGCTGGGCCCCGCCCACTGCCCACCCAGCTTTCAAGGTTCTAAGTTCTGTTGCCAGGGAGCCCCCTTGAcatggggaagaagggagagggggtcACACTGGCCTGGTCGCGCCTGCTTGTTAAGAAGCTGCTTCCTTAGCAACCAG CCCTGTGAGGCTGACCCCCTGCCCTGCGCATCTCCTGTAAACATCCTGGTGGGAGCTGAGTGGCCCTGGGCTGCCTCCGTCAGAGATGACACAG GTGTTTGCTGCCTGGTCCTGGTCGCTCTGAGCCTGTGGCCGGATAGAGCTGCTGCCCCGGGGCCACCGCCGGGCCCCCCACGGGCCTCCCCAGACCCTCGGGCCGAGCTGGACAGCGCCGTCCTCCTGACCCGCTCTCTCCTGGCGGACACTCGACAGCTTGCTGCGCAGCTG AGAGACAAATTTCCAGCCGACGGAGACCACAACCTGGACTCTCTTCCCACCTTGGCCATGAGTGCAGGGGCGCTGGGAGCCCTACAg CTCCCAGGCGTGCTGACGCGGCTGCGGGCAGACCTGTTCTCCTACCTGCGGCACGTGCAGTGGCTGCGGCGGGCCGGCGGCCCTTCCTTGCGGACCCTGGAGCCAGAGCTGGGTGCCCTGCAGGCCCGTCTGGACAGACTGCTgcgccggctgcagctcctg ATGTCCCGCCTGGCCTTACCCCAAGCACCCCCAGACCCACCAGCTCCCCCACTGGCCCCCCCAGCCTCCGCCTGGGGAGGCATCAGGGCAGCCCACGCCATTCTTGGGGGGTTGCACCTGACCCTTGACTGGGCCGTGCGGGGCTTGCTGCTGCTGAAGACTCGGTTGTGA
- the IL11 gene encoding interleukin-11 isoform X2, whose amino-acid sequence MKMSLRGRKRRRWRCKTSAPCEPGDSTGDDTGVCCLVLVALSLWPDRAAAPGPPPGPPRASPDPRAELDSAVLLTRSLLADTRQLAAQLRDKFPADGDHNLDSLPTLAMSAGALGALQLPGVLTRLRADLFSYLRHVQWLRRAGGPSLRTLEPELGALQARLDRLLRRLQLLMSRLALPQAPPDPPAPPLAPPASAWGGIRAAHAILGGLHLTLDWAVRGLLLLKTRL is encoded by the exons aTGAAAATGAGCCTCCGTGGCAGAAAGAGGAGGCGGTGGCGGTGTAAGACGTCTGCTCCCTGTGAACCAGGGGACTCCACGGG AGATGACACAG GTGTTTGCTGCCTGGTCCTGGTCGCTCTGAGCCTGTGGCCGGATAGAGCTGCTGCCCCGGGGCCACCGCCGGGCCCCCCACGGGCCTCCCCAGACCCTCGGGCCGAGCTGGACAGCGCCGTCCTCCTGACCCGCTCTCTCCTGGCGGACACTCGACAGCTTGCTGCGCAGCTG AGAGACAAATTTCCAGCCGACGGAGACCACAACCTGGACTCTCTTCCCACCTTGGCCATGAGTGCAGGGGCGCTGGGAGCCCTACAg CTCCCAGGCGTGCTGACGCGGCTGCGGGCAGACCTGTTCTCCTACCTGCGGCACGTGCAGTGGCTGCGGCGGGCCGGCGGCCCTTCCTTGCGGACCCTGGAGCCAGAGCTGGGTGCCCTGCAGGCCCGTCTGGACAGACTGCTgcgccggctgcagctcctg ATGTCCCGCCTGGCCTTACCCCAAGCACCCCCAGACCCACCAGCTCCCCCACTGGCCCCCCCAGCCTCCGCCTGGGGAGGCATCAGGGCAGCCCACGCCATTCTTGGGGGGTTGCACCTGACCCTTGACTGGGCCGTGCGGGGCTTGCTGCTGCTGAAGACTCGGTTGTGA
- the IL11 gene encoding interleukin-11 isoform X3, with amino-acid sequence MNSVCCLVLVALSLWPDRAAAPGPPPGPPRASPDPRAELDSAVLLTRSLLADTRQLAAQLRDKFPADGDHNLDSLPTLAMSAGALGALQLPGVLTRLRADLFSYLRHVQWLRRAGGPSLRTLEPELGALQARLDRLLRRLQLLMSRLALPQAPPDPPAPPLAPPASAWGGIRAAHAILGGLHLTLDWAVRGLLLLKTRL; translated from the exons ATGAACA GTGTTTGCTGCCTGGTCCTGGTCGCTCTGAGCCTGTGGCCGGATAGAGCTGCTGCCCCGGGGCCACCGCCGGGCCCCCCACGGGCCTCCCCAGACCCTCGGGCCGAGCTGGACAGCGCCGTCCTCCTGACCCGCTCTCTCCTGGCGGACACTCGACAGCTTGCTGCGCAGCTG AGAGACAAATTTCCAGCCGACGGAGACCACAACCTGGACTCTCTTCCCACCTTGGCCATGAGTGCAGGGGCGCTGGGAGCCCTACAg CTCCCAGGCGTGCTGACGCGGCTGCGGGCAGACCTGTTCTCCTACCTGCGGCACGTGCAGTGGCTGCGGCGGGCCGGCGGCCCTTCCTTGCGGACCCTGGAGCCAGAGCTGGGTGCCCTGCAGGCCCGTCTGGACAGACTGCTgcgccggctgcagctcctg ATGTCCCGCCTGGCCTTACCCCAAGCACCCCCAGACCCACCAGCTCCCCCACTGGCCCCCCCAGCCTCCGCCTGGGGAGGCATCAGGGCAGCCCACGCCATTCTTGGGGGGTTGCACCTGACCCTTGACTGGGCCGTGCGGGGCTTGCTGCTGCTGAAGACTCGGTTGTGA